The following are from one region of the Rhodopirellula sp. P2 genome:
- a CDS encoding HPP family protein: MLGSKWLGVELVQVSWQEKLISALGSGCAIYCVFYLTNLFLPSLAAVGVIASMGASAVLLYAVPHGPLSQPWPLIAGHSISACVGVTCCQWISNPAMATALAVGISIGVMYQLGCIHPPGGATAFTAVMGGEAIHELGYLYVLCPILINVGLMLTLAVLINAPFPWRRYPAGLFPVGAMVEEIEHRSNQPSHDDVLNAIRSLDSFVDVSEDDLIHLVRELGIANPGGRAPEEILQHKVSLREKEDRSLELTDQPEVSRHRLPD; encoded by the coding sequence ATGCTCGGAAGCAAATGGTTGGGCGTCGAACTGGTGCAGGTCAGCTGGCAAGAAAAGCTGATTTCCGCACTCGGGTCCGGCTGCGCCATCTACTGTGTGTTTTACTTGACCAATCTGTTCCTCCCATCGTTGGCCGCCGTTGGCGTGATCGCGTCGATGGGAGCCAGCGCCGTGCTGCTGTATGCCGTTCCACATGGTCCGCTTTCGCAACCCTGGCCCTTGATTGCCGGGCATTCCATTTCAGCTTGCGTCGGAGTGACCTGTTGCCAGTGGATCAGCAACCCCGCGATGGCAACTGCGCTCGCCGTTGGGATCTCAATCGGGGTGATGTACCAGTTGGGCTGCATTCATCCGCCGGGCGGAGCGACGGCTTTCACTGCCGTGATGGGAGGCGAAGCGATTCATGAACTGGGATACCTGTATGTCCTGTGTCCGATTCTGATCAATGTCGGGTTGATGCTGACGCTCGCCGTGCTCATCAACGCACCCTTTCCATGGCGACGCTATCCTGCTGGTCTGTTTCCTGTGGGGGCCATGGTGGAGGAGATCGAGCATCGCTCGAATCAGCCATCCCACGATGACGTTTTGAATGCAATCCGTTCGCTGGATTCGTTTGTGGATGTCAGCGAGGACGACTTGATCCATTTGGTCCGTGAACTTGGAATTGCGAACCCAGGGGGCCGGGCCCCGGAAGAAATCTTGCAGCACAAAGTGTCCTTGCGAGAGAAGGAGGATCGCTCACTTGAACTGACGGACCAACCAGAGGTCAGTCGGCATCGACTACCAGATTGA
- a CDS encoding two-component system sensor histidine kinase NtrB: MTFQRNQPTDSLPSLGQPIPPEFFRAIAESTVDWESWLSSTGQILWVNRAVQRYTGYTPEECLRMSDYPLPLIVPEDRERMSLQWQEAAQGSTGNNIEFRVLHKDGATLWMAVSWQPMINRDGASLGFRASVRDVTERRRMREQLRLQNERLEQIVEARTAKIAQLEQHRLNMEKLAALGELAAGVAHEINNPLAGIRNAFALLKRHLPRRVKHYDKLDLIDKEIERIRGITHQMFQLYCPTQQKAVVFNIHRCLEDLLSLSLPMSRKYNVAVVLDCNRLEPTETLGPDLVQLREGELKQILLNLIHNAIQASAPGQTVRVEVFQIDERLVVKVIDKGSGIDADIIDSIFDPFFSTKTTTVGQGMGLGLSVTRGLVEAMQGTIEVTSHSGEGTQFCVMLPRCLHTEVEEN, encoded by the coding sequence ATGACGTTCCAACGCAATCAGCCAACCGATTCCCTGCCAAGTCTGGGCCAGCCAATCCCACCGGAGTTCTTTCGTGCGATCGCTGAGAGCACGGTCGATTGGGAGAGTTGGCTGTCGTCAACCGGCCAGATTCTGTGGGTCAATCGGGCGGTGCAACGATACACCGGCTACACGCCGGAAGAATGTCTGAGGATGAGCGATTACCCGCTGCCGTTGATCGTGCCGGAAGACCGTGAACGGATGTCGCTTCAATGGCAGGAGGCTGCCCAAGGCTCGACCGGGAACAACATCGAATTTCGGGTTTTGCACAAGGATGGGGCGACGCTCTGGATGGCGGTTTCCTGGCAGCCCATGATCAATCGCGACGGTGCCTCGCTCGGATTTCGAGCCAGTGTTCGTGATGTCACCGAACGACGGCGAATGAGAGAGCAACTTCGCTTGCAGAACGAGCGATTGGAACAAATCGTCGAAGCCCGAACGGCCAAAATCGCTCAGCTCGAACAACATCGTTTGAACATGGAAAAGCTGGCCGCATTAGGGGAATTGGCTGCTGGCGTCGCTCACGAAATCAACAACCCTCTGGCCGGGATTCGCAACGCGTTTGCTCTGCTGAAACGCCACCTTCCTCGCCGAGTCAAGCACTACGACAAACTCGATTTGATCGACAAAGAAATCGAGAGGATTCGAGGGATCACACATCAGATGTTTCAGTTGTATTGTCCCACGCAGCAGAAAGCGGTCGTCTTCAACATTCATCGCTGTCTTGAGGACTTGCTCTCGCTTTCGTTGCCGATGTCTCGGAAGTACAACGTCGCGGTGGTGCTGGACTGCAATCGGTTGGAACCGACCGAGACTCTCGGCCCCGATCTCGTCCAACTTCGAGAGGGTGAACTGAAGCAGATCTTGCTGAACCTGATCCACAATGCGATCCAAGCGTCTGCTCCCGGACAGACGGTTCGCGTGGAGGTGTTTCAGATCGATGAACGTCTGGTTGTCAAAGTCATTGACAAGGGCTCCGGCATTGACGCTGATATCATCGACTCGATCTTTGATCCGTTCTTCAGCACCAAGACAACCACGGTGGGACAAGGCATGGGGCTGGGCCTGTCCGTTACCCGAGGACTGGTCGAAGCGATGCAAGGCACAATCGAAGTGACCAGTCATTCGGGAGAAGGCACCCAGTTTTGCGTCATGTTGCCACGTTGCCTGCACACGGAGGTTGAAGAGAATTGA
- a CDS encoding sigma-54-dependent transcriptional regulator — MNVESTQRILIADDEPLYRETTAEFLREEGYECVCVEDASDAISVLNEHDFDLILSDLNMPGNLKLELLKEGRTKHKHVPLIVVTGAPSLPSAIESVRLGVTDYLLKPVKLEELLTAVQRALSHAGQSKAVPPASSAPTLKRAANPKPASTTTPAHGIIGASPQMREVLEIVERVAPSDTNVLITGESGTGKEVIANAIHHQSHRREKAMQVIDCTSIPESLFESALFGHIKGSFTGAVQDQAGLLRACDGGTAFIDELGELPLSSQAKLLRVIQEQTFTPVGDSQSIRVDTRFVCATNRDLQDEVKAERFRHDLYYRLAVVHIELPPLRQRGEDVILLAEAFLKKHFPAGQFQHSFAPETLECFRRYQWPGNIRELRNVLERSVALATGPVIEPSDLPQPVREAINDPLPGIQDLTEVSRDEALDTADRTYLIKILDKHHGVIASAARQAGLSRQGMNKLLKRHHIDANDYRR, encoded by the coding sequence TTGAACGTCGAATCCACCCAACGCATTTTGATTGCGGACGATGAACCGCTGTACCGAGAAACCACCGCTGAATTCTTGCGAGAAGAGGGGTACGAATGCGTGTGTGTCGAAGACGCCAGCGATGCAATCTCGGTCTTGAACGAACATGACTTCGATCTCATTCTCTCGGACTTGAACATGCCCGGGAATCTCAAGCTGGAACTCTTGAAGGAAGGTCGTACCAAACACAAGCATGTTCCGCTGATTGTGGTCACTGGGGCACCGTCATTGCCCTCCGCCATTGAAAGCGTGCGACTCGGTGTCACCGACTACTTGCTCAAACCCGTCAAACTGGAGGAGTTGCTCACCGCAGTCCAGCGGGCCCTGTCGCATGCAGGACAGAGCAAAGCGGTTCCGCCCGCCAGTTCCGCGCCCACCTTGAAACGGGCGGCGAATCCCAAACCCGCATCCACGACGACGCCAGCCCATGGCATCATCGGTGCCAGCCCGCAAATGCGAGAGGTCCTGGAGATTGTCGAGCGGGTGGCTCCCAGCGACACCAACGTCCTGATCACCGGCGAGAGTGGGACCGGCAAAGAAGTCATCGCCAATGCAATTCATCATCAAAGCCACCGCCGTGAGAAGGCGATGCAGGTCATCGATTGCACATCGATTCCTGAGTCGCTGTTCGAGTCCGCTCTGTTTGGTCACATCAAAGGCTCGTTCACTGGTGCTGTGCAGGACCAAGCCGGACTGCTGCGAGCCTGTGACGGGGGGACCGCCTTCATCGATGAACTGGGTGAATTGCCACTGTCTTCGCAAGCGAAACTGCTGCGAGTGATTCAAGAGCAGACCTTCACGCCCGTTGGCGACAGTCAATCCATCCGGGTCGACACGCGATTTGTTTGCGCAACCAACCGAGATCTGCAAGACGAGGTCAAAGCGGAACGCTTTCGTCATGATCTGTATTATCGTTTGGCGGTGGTCCATATCGAGCTTCCGCCTCTTCGCCAGCGTGGGGAGGATGTGATCTTGCTCGCCGAAGCCTTTCTGAAAAAGCACTTCCCCGCCGGTCAGTTCCAGCATTCATTCGCCCCCGAGACTCTGGAGTGTTTTCGCAGGTATCAGTGGCCAGGAAACATCCGGGAACTCCGGAACGTCTTGGAACGATCGGTCGCACTGGCGACCGGCCCAGTGATCGAACCCAGCGATCTTCCACAACCCGTCCGCGAAGCGATCAACGATCCACTGCCGGGGATCCAGGATCTCACGGAAGTCTCCCGCGACGAGGCCCTCGACACCGCCGATCGAACTTACCTGATCAAAATCTTGGACAAACACCACGGCGTCATTGCGAGTGCCGCTCGCCAAGCGGGATTGTCTCGGCAAGGCATGAACAAATTGCTGAAACGCCACCACATCGACGCCAATGATTACCGGCGATGA
- a CDS encoding polysaccharide lyase family 7 protein: MRLLLCCCLLLVCLPIVEGQTPADILDLSRWRLTLPIGTRKDGRPDEIRQPELSNFSHPEHFHVINPNGVVFRAHCGGVTTKGSGFPRSELREMSPDGTARANWSTDDSTTHTLILSVAITATPPKKRHVVCAQIHDADDDLMMVRLEGEKLFVERNDLGDVMLDRHYPLGTAFDLKIQAGQGHVRVFYNGEPKMDWEVSRDGCYFKAGCYTQSNLKKGDAADSFGEVVIDQLRVEN, from the coding sequence ATGCGTTTGCTGCTTTGCTGTTGTCTTTTGCTGGTCTGCCTTCCGATCGTGGAGGGGCAAACTCCCGCGGATATTCTTGACCTTTCTCGCTGGCGGTTGACACTGCCGATCGGGACGCGGAAAGATGGACGGCCCGACGAGATCCGGCAACCCGAACTGAGCAACTTCTCGCATCCAGAGCACTTTCACGTCATCAATCCCAACGGAGTCGTGTTCCGTGCTCACTGTGGTGGCGTAACCACCAAGGGTTCCGGATTCCCGCGGTCTGAACTGCGTGAGATGTCACCGGATGGCACGGCGCGAGCAAACTGGAGCACGGATGACAGCACGACTCACACCCTGATCCTGAGCGTTGCGATCACTGCCACACCGCCCAAGAAGCGTCATGTTGTCTGCGCCCAGATCCACGACGCGGACGATGACCTGATGATGGTGCGCTTAGAGGGCGAAAAGCTATTTGTGGAACGCAACGACCTTGGCGACGTGATGCTGGACCGCCATTATCCACTGGGAACAGCATTCGACCTGAAGATTCAAGCCGGACAAGGTCACGTTCGAGTTTTCTACAATGGCGAGCCAAAGATGGACTGGGAAGTGTCTCGCGACGGGTGCTACTTCAAAGCTGGTTGCTACACGCAATCGAACTTGAAGAAGGGCGACGCAGCAGATTCCTTCGGTGAAGTTGTCATCGATCAGCTCCGTGTCGAGAACTGA
- a CDS encoding Kelch repeat-containing protein: MRFLLCALLLGISLSPVQAESPEPRPEVWKTIATEGHPTARHEAALVGFQDKLYLLGGRRINPVDVYDPRTNAWTAKSETPMELHHFQGVVVEDAIYLMGAMTGPYPKETPLEKVVVYYPEEDRFDFVHSIPESRRRGGAGAVYHEGWIYLIGGITNGHVDGCRSWFDRYDPQTGVWEIMPDAPHERDHFQAAVIGDRLYAAGGRVTSKRNNAVFSQTIRKVDVYDFAIGEWLPAEQCPDLPTLRAGNSAVAIEGELVVGGGESGDQKQAHNEIEVFDPATNEWTVWPSLNQGRHGTGLVRIGDSLFTASGSGNRGGGPELTTTERLKLER, translated from the coding sequence ATGCGTTTCCTCCTTTGTGCTTTGCTTCTTGGAATCTCGTTGTCACCGGTTCAAGCTGAATCGCCTGAACCCAGACCGGAGGTTTGGAAAACGATTGCGACGGAAGGTCACCCAACGGCACGCCATGAAGCGGCCTTGGTTGGTTTTCAAGACAAGCTGTATCTGCTTGGTGGCCGCCGCATCAATCCGGTCGACGTTTACGATCCTCGGACCAATGCCTGGACAGCAAAGTCCGAAACGCCAATGGAACTGCATCACTTCCAAGGGGTCGTGGTGGAGGATGCGATCTACTTGATGGGAGCGATGACGGGTCCGTATCCGAAGGAAACGCCTCTCGAAAAAGTGGTGGTCTACTATCCCGAGGAAGATCGTTTTGACTTCGTGCATTCGATCCCTGAGTCACGTCGTCGTGGCGGTGCGGGCGCGGTCTATCACGAGGGTTGGATCTACTTGATCGGTGGGATCACAAACGGGCACGTCGATGGTTGTCGTTCATGGTTTGATCGCTACGACCCCCAAACGGGCGTGTGGGAGATCATGCCGGATGCACCCCACGAACGTGATCACTTTCAAGCGGCTGTGATTGGCGATCGACTGTACGCTGCGGGTGGGCGAGTGACGTCCAAACGAAACAACGCTGTGTTCTCGCAAACGATTCGCAAGGTGGATGTCTACGATTTCGCGATCGGTGAATGGTTGCCGGCGGAGCAATGCCCTGATCTTCCAACCTTGCGTGCTGGCAATAGCGCCGTCGCGATTGAGGGCGAGTTGGTCGTTGGGGGTGGTGAGAGTGGCGATCAGAAGCAAGCTCACAACGAGATTGAGGTCTTTGACCCCGCGACGAACGAATGGACGGTGTGGCCTTCGCTGAACCAAGGGAGACACGGAACAGGGCTGGTCCGGATCGGTGATTCATTGTTCACTGCCTCCGGAAGTGGCAACCGTGGCGGCGGTCCTGAGTTAACGACCACAGAACGATTGAAGCTGGAGCGTTGA